Part of the Oryzias melastigma strain HK-1 linkage group LG11, ASM292280v2, whole genome shotgun sequence genome, AGGGAAGGCGTGCGCGTTCACGCTGTTGAAGGACAGGCGTGACTGGCAGAAAATGGTTTTGACCATTACACTCTGAAAGAACATgcagttttcaacatttttaacaagtttcCTAAATAAAATGCGGTATACTTAACCCccacaaaataaagttttcacatGCAACAAGGAAAACTCTTAAATTCACAATCCAGAGCCTTATTTCACATTCCAAAACTAACAAACCTTCAGTCCAGCAACAATCAAGGCGTTCCTGATTTTAACAGAGGCAAAAAAGGACAGAACTGgatctgtgtggagtttttatACACCAGCAGAAGAGGGAGGGCAGCGCAGTTTCTGGTTGGTGTCCACTGCACCACGGGGTACAATTGGCTGGGCTCAAATGAATCCTGTGGCAGGGATTGGATGGGGACTGCATCACTGGACATGGATAGCATGGACTAAAACAGCTGCAGGGCAGAGACCGCCTGTCACTGCTACAACCAACACCAACTGCTGCACTGAAGGATACAGACAAGCCTATTGCGATTTTttcaaagacatttattttattagttacCAGCAGCTTCTGTTCCAATCAACTTGTGGCATTTGAAcaatgaaacagttttttttttttaaattcaaagttaAAGAGGCACCGTCCTGTGATTCAGTTAGACGACTATGCCACATTTCTTTTTCCTGCGAAAACTTTTGCGATGGGTTTTAATCAGCATAAGCCAGTCCTTGAGAATAGAACTATGCCTCAGAGTAGATAACCAGGGATGGGAAGAAGATGCATGGGAGGCAGTTGCCTGCTGCTGCCGGCACACGTCTTGTTTGGCATCCTGCACGACcattcatttcttcttctgggCTTTCTCTGCAGCCTTGGTTGTCTTGCCAGAAACTTCCTTGGTATCGACGGCCTTGATGACTCCGACAGCCACGGTCTGCCTCATGTCACGCACGGCAAAACGTCCTACAAGAGAAGAAGGTTGAGCAGACATTAGACACAATCACTGAGCATTCTAGGAGGGTGGACGTGAGTGAGAAACACACCAAGAGGAGGGTAGTTGGAGAAGGGCTCCACAACCATGGGCTTCTGTGGGATCAGCTTGACAATGGCAGCGTCTCCAGACTTGACAAACTTGGGGTTGTCTTCCAGCTTCTTGCCAGAACGACGGTCGATCTTCTCAATGAGCTCGTTGAACTTGCAGGCAATGTGAGCAGTGTGGCAATCCAGCACAGGGGCATAACCCTGGTTGATCTGGCCTGGGTGGTTCAGGATGATGACCTGTCAATAGAATTAATGTTAGCTGCTGTCAAACACCAACTGAAGACAACCTTATGTTTTACAGCACAAACCTGAGCATTGAAGCTATCGGCGGCCTTTGGTGGGTCGTTTTTGCTGTCACCAGCGACGTATCCTCTGCGGATTTCCTTGACGGACACGTTCTTGACGTTGAAGCCCACGTTGTCACCGGGCACAGCTTCCGGCAGAGATTCGTGGTGCATCTCCACTGACTTGACCTCAGTGGTCAGGTTGGGAGGAGCAAAAGTGACGACCATGCCGGGCTTCAGGACTCCAGTCTCAACACGACCGACGGGGACTGTTCCAATACCTGAGAAGGTGATTTATAGAATTTAATCCCACTGAAGTTGAACGAAGTTAGTTTCCAGATTATTATAATGTTCTTACCGCCAATTTTGTAGACGTCCTGCAGGGGCAGACGCAGGGGCTTGTCGGTGGGGCGAGATGGTGGCAGAATGGCATCAAGAGCTTCCAGGAGAGTGGTTCCACTGGCATTTCCGTCCTTACGCTCAATCTTCCAGCCCTTGAACCAGTTCATCTGcaaaccaaaaataatttttttttaatgccgtGACCTCAGCCAACTCTATCACAGAGACAAATTCCAATCCCTTACCTTGTCACTGGCCTCCAGCATGTTGTCTCCGTGCCATCCAGAGATGGGGACAAAAGCAACAGCAGCTGGGTTGTAGCCGATCTTCTTGATGTAGGTGCTCACTTCCTTTTGGATTTCCTCAAAACGGGCCTGGCTGTAAGGGGGCTCGGTGGAGTCCATCTTGTTGACGCCAACGATGAGCTGCTTCACTCCAAGAGTGAAGGCCAGCAGGGCGTGCTCACGGGTCTGCCCGTTCTTGGAGATACCAGCTTCAAATTCACCAACACCAGCAGCGACGATCAGCACAGCACAGTCAGCCTGAATGGAAACAGCACAGATGTTAAACACTCACAtttaataaatgcagaaaaagtaAAGTTAGTGTCACAAATCATCACCTGAGAAGTTCCAGTGATCATGTTCTTGATGAAGTCTCTGTGTCCAGGGGCATCAATGATGGTCACATAGTACTTGCTGGTCTCAAACTTCCACAGAGCGATGTCGATGGTGATACCACGCTCACGCTCAGCCTTCAGTTTGTCCAACACCCAGGCGTACTTGAAGGAGCCCTTACCCATCTATATTAAAGAAATTAAGTcagtcatttaaataaatatattttttttaatatctataTTTATTCATACTTCTTTTGATCtttaacatttgaatttttcattttcatcttgCAGTACTGAGACCTAATCCTGAAAAACTGCATCGTCACCATTAGCGTTGCGCGTCATCAGACTCCTCCCAGCGTGCGCGCACCCGGCAGCTACACCCTCGTGCCGGGCAGCTGAGCTCAGGGGAGGCACGCTTAAGCCGCCATCTTGGGCCCAACTAACGGCtcaaaagataagaaaaaataaagcccAAACGCTTACCTCAGCGGCTTCCTTCTCGAACTTTTCGATGGTTCTCTTGTCGATTCCTCCGCACTTGTAGATCAGGTGACCGGTGGAGGTGGACTTGCCGGAGTCGACATGGCCAATGACCACGATGTTAATGTGGGTTTTTTCCTTTCCCATTTTGTATGTTTCtgttccaaaagaaaaaaaaggcggCGAACGTTTTAGAAGGAATTTGTTCCCTAGAATTCATGTGAAGCCACGTGACAAGCGACCAAATTATAACACTGCTATTTCCACGAAGGTCGCAAAGCACACCACATTGACATTTTAActccataaaaacagaatatttattcACAAAGTCTTTATATTAACAATATTTCACTCGATAACAACTAAGTCAAGGTTGAAGCCGCCAATAGGCGGTGGCTTCTGCCGCTACTAGGCCCCACTCGGCCACAGGCTAGCCAAGACACGTGTTACTCCCATAGCCACGTTGGATAGAGTTACAAAGATCGACAAATATTTAGAGGCTGGTGTCCAGGCTCCCAACACCTGTCGCCTAGGAATCAGTCCAGTTGTTCCGAGGAGGAGAGGGGATAAATGCCATTCAAGCATCCTCGGTTCTCTGTCCTCCTGAGCTCCTTTGTTCCTTACCAGTCAGCCTTTTTTCCTGACTCGTTAACCGCTTTTGTTCCCGATTTAATTAGCGTAAAAGAACTACAAACGTGTTAACTGATATTAACCGACATCTCGAGGGGTTAACATTTTCGTTAATTCAATAACATCAGTTGAAAATTCTAGAAGTTCTTATCGAATTACATAAccgaagcttttatttttttacgttgtttgctaacagaaaaaaatagcaacttaGCTTATTAGGCACCGAAAGTAACAAGCCTAAAATGGCTTCCCTGgctagcttaaaaataaaatgctgtgaACTTACCGGTGTTTCTGGGTTTTCACGGCCAAAGCTGCTGCCCCTAGCCAGGTAACAGAAAGAGGAAGACTGGAGCAGGACTGGGAGCTTTTATACGGACTGGGAGGCGGCCTGTATTTCCGCCCCCCTCCCCGGTGCAAACCCCGCAAATCACACACTTTCCTGCAAAAAAACGTCAGCACGCCGCCGGATGAGGCGCCTCATCCGCCAAACACCGACTCTGTAAACCCAAACAAgtgggaaaaaaactcacatgaATGAacggttttacagtttttaaagtcatcTGACTCAAACTTTTCCAAATACACTCcataaacattcattttaatggCTCAAAATTAGGATAAAACTGTacctgaaacaaaaaatgaccaGCTAGTCTCAATCTGAGGGGtaatttctcttttaaatcaacaaatttaatatatatataaaatcaagtttttgaaGAAACCATCgatcattttaatgtaaattctacaggattttctttttccaaatgtGGCCATGGTTGGTCATTTACCTGCAGGTAAGACTGAAACAAGTCGTCCTCTAAATTAGATTATCTCAATCTGAGAGAGATTTACAGAGTGTGAAGCATGGACCCCTGCTGTTCTGGAGACTAGCAGATGGTCACCCACCCTCCAGACTCAATTCCTGGCATTTGATAAGGCTAAAAGTgctgcaaagaaaatgtaataacaCGTTGATTTTGCTAAACACTAATGATTTTTAATCTgttgaagattaaaaaagaaaccaacATATATTGTCACATTTgcacattaaagacccactctgattaaacatttgtttttaacgtATTCCTGTATCATTTTTATCGCTTAGGAGAACATaatataaagataattaagattaaaacttcagttctgagtatttctgtattcaaattgttgcgaatcaggagcagatggaaaaatacttttggaaaaaagtgtatttgtgatgtagaaaatatgttgtgaggaccacaagctccctgctctgcttcattccgATGCATCTACTTGTAATATTACtccacatttttgttgcaccagtaatgtgaGTTTGGGGTGATGAGGGGCCGTAAACTAGCATGAGAGAgtctaaacaaagggatgatgggaaatgagggtagGCTCACTTTGTACAAAGACAAACccctggagaaactatgtcctagaatttttttaaattgattttggataaaataaTCGTGGAGTTGGACCTTACACATCTCATATAGATGCTGAGGATGCTACACGAGGGTCAGGAGGTCAAATTGCTTTTCCCTCATCACTACTGCAGCAGTGAAGCAGCTGACATCCCTCCACCGAGCTCCACCGAGTGGTTGCAGATCAGGGACCAGAGCCTCTTTAGTTTTGCAGCTGCTGCCTTCACTCAGTGCTGAGCCTCAACTGAGCGTTACTCAGCAAACACTGACAGAGTGAGGTGAGTGGAACAACCGGCTCAAAGGAGTGGTACATGAAAATAAATCCCCTATTTTTCTCACTTCAAGACTGACTGATCAAGTTCTGCTgtgttttaaacacatttttaaacctgtCAGTCAAGTTTGGGATGACGGCCAGTCAAGAAACCCAACCAAAGCTTTTCAGCTTTCATCcgcaaaccaaaaaaaaataaagccgtGAACGAGTTTCTCCTGCTCAGTCTGTGGACCTGGAGGAATCACCACCTTAAGTCTTAATGATGTCCCAGCAGTCAGCTCAACAGAAAAGAGGCaaaaaaccaaagcaaaaaatGGATTATGCTTTgatgcagctgaaaaatgttGATCAAAAAAACTATACAGAGTCAGGATGTAGTCACAGGgatattttacttgtttatttaaagttgtaagTAAAGTGAGGGGAAATATTAGTGATCCCAAACACTGGTTGGATTCACATGATGGGTTCTCTTTTGAAGATAAATTAACCTATATCTGTTGTCAAAAGGCTATAGATGTTTCaattgttttgaaatattgtttgaaagaattaaagctttttcatttgttcaatGATTTCATTCTTTGGAGTGATTTAGGTTTTAGTGTTTTGAATTGATTCTTtcaaaaaatcataataaaaccCAGAAGTGAATATTGAGGAATTACATTTACTAACCTGAGTAATTCTCAGTAAAGTAGTCATTCAAGTACCATAGTCTTACTCCCCCTTAGTATCACGTTTATATGCACATTTGGCATACAGGGACAGTATGTTTACTCAGTTACATTGGGACACATttgtctgaaaacatttttgatttgacCAATTATTTGAATGATTAGAAAtgaattattcattcatttctctAGGGACTCCGATTCCCTCctactgtccaaaaacatgcttcgtaggttaattggttactctaaattgtcccaggtgtgaatgtgtgtgcaaaGGTCTGTGATTGTGGCCCCGTGACAGACCAGCAACCTGTCAAGGGTGTCCATGATTGATTGGGTTTTTGACCAAACAGATTTAGAAAATCGCTAGATGGATGGCCCAATTTGGTGTGGGGCCAAGAGTTTTTGGAACTCTTCTAActtgaaacacaaaataactaTTTGATGGAAATGTTGTTGCAATGGTATACTTTCAACTTCTTCACGTAGAacaaaaaacaccccaaaactttttaacagtGCATTTTAAACGTAGCCACATCACATTTTCAATtgtattaccacagtagttgtTTCCGATTCGCAGGGGGCCCTATAGGCATGGGGGGGTAAGGCGTTTTGCTCAGGGACACAACAACAATTGACCGGGGGGAACAGGGTTCGAACCAATGATCCTTCAATTATTGACTGGCCTGCTCAACCACCTGAACcactcaacaaaaacaaataaacaaacaagagCTCACATCTTTAGAGAATAAAGACCATACACTATTCGTCCTGGAATCAATAAATTggaaacaaagctttttttagaaagtgctaATATTATTGATTTTAGGGGGGAACCTGTGGAAATTTTGATTCCGGTCCATGGCCGGACTGTGGACATGTCTGGCTTAAACCATGCCAgatcagtgaaaaaaatgtacgtTTCTATGATAAATATCTACATTAATAAAAGCATCTTTTACAACTTTTGATATCGAATTGTAGCAACATAAAACAGAACATACAGCTTATATATCTGAAGCAAAGAATTGACTcgatttaaaacaaatgaaaacaaaaggttATTTAGGAAATTGTTGACTGATTTTATTGGAAGTGTTGAGTATAAAATCTGGGCAGAGATTCATGTGCTCTCAGGCTGATCcagataaaaaacatttgacctGTTTTTTCAGCCACTTTAGGTCACAGTTCAGCTGGCTGGATCAAGATCTCACCACCTTTGCTCTCATATTTTAGATAACAGactgttttaaagtaatgtCAGATGATCTGAAGCTCAAGCAGCCATCTGAGGACTCCAAACAGACCAGATCTAACATCTGTGGCTTGTAAATGTCACATCCTCTGAGTGAGACAGTGAACAAGATGGTTCAAAAATAGTGAGCTTGTCAAAGACTATAAATAAAGGAAAGCAGAAATTGATTTTCCTGCAGTGTTACAGAGGAATTTGAATGTTTCAAAAAAGCAGTAGAtgtgcttttaatgttttttgaagGAGTAAAATCCAGATTTTCTCTTAAACTTGTGATAGTATCAGCTTTTAGTTCTTTTTGGAAAAAGACAACGGTTCTGTTAAAGGTAGAGGGTCTCCCTGCTGCCGACAGGAGGCCGGCGATGATGGAATTTGAGCTGCGTTTCAGTTCAGTTCATCAAGCTCAGCCTGTTGATGATTGTGCAGGAAGCGACATGAGCAAAGTACAACAGCTGTGCTCCCACTTCACGTCATGATTCAGAATCGAGTGccgtggaggaaaaaaagagtctTAATGTGAAAGTCGCAGAATGTGATTGAGCCAGCTGGGCGGCTGCCATCCCTGACACTGATGAGTCACCCGGCACAAGCAGTCACTATGGCAACGGAAGGCctgaaaatctaaaaactcAGACAcgtacatttattttgatctgTATTTATACTGttaaataaatccattaaataagaaaaaaaaatggcaattcaTAAAAACTTAACCTAACTTGCTTTGTTTGAACATTTACTTTGTACAATTTATTTAGCTtcttttagttacattttttgtgatcCAAATAATTGAATGTATCATAAAATTTGTTGATCATTGCAGTTCTTTCACCTAATTTTTAAACACCCAAACTATTGaaaatttatctttaaaaccttgaatgtacatttttcagaaggccaatattttgttattaaatcaCTGAATGAAAATTAGTTGCTTTGTACACCTTTCTTGAGCTCATAATTTGTTTAAGAAAGAAATGtataagcataaagctgaacaCATCAGGTTTTTGTAATTTGCCAAATTTACAAatctaatattttcttttttttaatgcaacattGGAATCAATTCTTAAAAGAGAGCCCTGCATTAATCAAATCTGACCCTTGTGCTGTCTTAGTCATGTCATATTTTcataataatattttacaacataaaaaaacgttAGTTATATgccataaaatatgaaaattatattttcctcAATTTAACTGGGGCCAAAATATAAATTAAGGAATAATAAAAGGctgttttcagaataaaactaaacacaaaactAAATTCAGCATTTCCTTAATAACGAAGTTAATAATAATACAGAAGAGAACATTGTGATCAtatctttttattgtattttggaaaaacttttgtcacaaagGATCAATATTCGTCATTGAATAATATTCAACATTTAATACTATGAaaagtacatatatatatataaatggaaaagtattttttttttcgtattgTATCAAACCAATATATAGAAATAGGACTGTGAGTCAATAACAGTGGGGTAGTGTGTGGTTTACAGCCGGGACGTGACGGACGTGACCCAGGGAATTTACAAGAACATCCGGGTTATTCAGAAAATATCTGATGCAAGTTCCAGCATGGTGGCTGAAACCGGCGGCACACCCACAATTTACCCATTCAAGAAAAAGATTACTTCACAAGCCGGGTTGATACAAACAAGAAAGTTTCTACTTATTATTAATGAAAACAACTAAAAgtgtagaaataaaaacatttttaatgttttgttgacGACTAGATTCAAAGTCTGTGGattcaatgtttttcttctgcCATCTAGTGGGCGTTGAtggtaaatggaaaaaatgtttataataatttaattcagaataaagattaaaaaaattgaacacaCTCCCCCCCAAACAATCAAAAAGCAAACATACAAAACCATTTAAGCACGCCAGGGtggttataaaataaaataaaatcaacaatggaaaaaataaattttaactGCTTTGGACCCCTCTTCTTGTTGGTGGCCTGTACAAATaactataacattttttttttgcctcgaACGCATAATTgtgatttataaaaacaataaataaacctattACCAAATTATCTGTTAATAGTTTGGTTTCTCTAAATAATGGCAGTTATTCAaactttagattaaaaaaagcgTTTTGAACTGATTGTATCTATATTTTGAGCGaaaggataaaaaaagacaatagcAGGTGAAGATATtactaattaaacattttagctgaatatatatttttcctttacttttgtttttttgtaaatttttttattaggttttcattttacaaagtaaatgaaaagaagagaaaagaaagtaAGACCCTTGTATGAATAATTG contains:
- the LOC112136893 gene encoding elongation factor 1-alpha — translated: MGKEKTHINIVVIGHVDSGKSTSTGHLIYKCGGIDKRTIEKFEKEAAEMGKGSFKYAWVLDKLKAERERGITIDIALWKFETSKYYVTIIDAPGHRDFIKNMITGTSQADCAVLIVAAGVGEFEAGISKNGQTREHALLAFTLGVKQLIVGVNKMDSTEPPYSQARFEEIQKEVSTYIKKIGYNPAAVAFVPISGWHGDNMLEASDKMNWFKGWKIERKDGNASGTTLLEALDAILPPSRPTDKPLRLPLQDVYKIGGIGTVPVGRVETGVLKPGMVVTFAPPNLTTEVKSVEMHHESLPEAVPGDNVGFNVKNVSVKEIRRGYVAGDSKNDPPKAADSFNAQVIILNHPGQINQGYAPVLDCHTAHIACKFNELIEKIDRRSGKKLEDNPKFVKSGDAAIVKLIPQKPMVVEPFSNYPPLGRFAVRDMRQTVAVGVIKAVDTKEVSGKTTKAAEKAQKKK